A region from the Vibrio navarrensis genome encodes:
- the flaG gene encoding flagellar protein FlaG produces MEISSYTSNIQPYGLQNGTNVAYDKSGAVPSMSGPKENSSPETVKNDDANFSIEAAVKMSQERQQLNREERIKMVEKMNEFISSINKGVSFKVDEESGKDVVTIYEARTGDIIRQIPDEEMLEIFRRLVSQATRSGLLVDKV; encoded by the coding sequence ATGGAAATATCATCCTACACATCGAACATCCAGCCTTACGGCTTGCAAAATGGCACAAATGTTGCTTATGACAAAAGCGGTGCTGTGCCTAGCATGTCAGGTCCGAAAGAGAACTCTTCGCCGGAAACGGTGAAAAATGATGATGCTAACTTTTCAATTGAAGCTGCGGTAAAAATGTCGCAAGAGCGGCAGCAGCTCAATCGGGAAGAAAGGATCAAAATGGTGGAGAAAATGAATGAATTTATCTCTTCCATTAATAAAGGGGTCTCTTTTAAAGTGGACGAGGAATCAGGCAAAGATGTTGTGACGATTTATGAAGCCCGTACAGGGGACATTATTCGTCAGATACCTGATGAAGAGATGCTAGAGATATTCAGACGCTTAGTCTCACAAGCTACCCGATCTGGTTTGTTGGTAGATAAAGTGTAA
- a CDS encoding flagellin, translating to MAINVNTNVSAMTAQRYLNQAAEGQQKSMERLSSGYKINSAKDDAAGLQISNRLNAQSRGLDMAVKNANDGISIAQTAEGAMTESTNILQRMRDLALQSSNGSNSKAERVAIQEEVTALNKELNRIAETTSFGGNKLLNGTYGSQSFQIGADSGEAVMLSMDSLRTDTDAMGGMSYKSEDGVAADWKVTNNTDLTMTYTNKEGEEKEITINAKVGDDLEEVATYINGQNEDVKAAVGEGGKLQLFASSQRVQDGQVEFGGGLASELTIGDGEKTNVQKIDVTSVAGSQEAVSIIDGALKAVDSQRASLGAFQNRFNHAISNLSNINENVNASNSRIRDTDYAKETTQMTKTQILQQASTSILAQAKQSPSSALSLLG from the coding sequence ATGGCTATTAACGTAAACACCAACGTGTCAGCGATGACCGCACAGCGTTACCTAAATCAGGCTGCTGAAGGTCAACAAAAATCAATGGAGCGCTTGTCCTCGGGCTATAAAATCAATAGTGCGAAAGACGATGCCGCTGGCCTACAAATTTCTAACCGTTTGAACGCGCAAAGTCGTGGTCTGGATATGGCAGTGAAAAATGCGAACGACGGCATTTCAATTGCTCAGACCGCTGAAGGTGCGATGACGGAAAGTACCAACATCCTACAACGTATGCGTGACCTTGCGCTGCAATCGTCTAACGGTTCTAACTCTAAAGCAGAACGTGTGGCGATTCAGGAAGAAGTGACCGCGCTGAACAAAGAACTGAACCGTATCGCTGAAACCACCTCATTTGGTGGTAACAAGCTGCTAAACGGTACTTATGGTTCGCAATCTTTCCAAATCGGTGCCGATTCTGGTGAAGCCGTTATGCTCTCCATGGATAGCTTACGTACCGACACTGACGCAATGGGCGGTATGAGCTACAAGTCAGAAGACGGCGTTGCAGCAGATTGGAAAGTCACCAACAATACTGACCTCACCATGACTTATACTAATAAGGAAGGTGAAGAGAAAGAGATCACCATTAACGCAAAAGTGGGTGACGATCTAGAAGAAGTGGCAACTTACATCAACGGCCAGAACGAAGACGTGAAAGCGGCGGTGGGCGAAGGTGGTAAACTGCAATTGTTTGCTTCTTCTCAACGTGTGCAAGATGGCCAAGTTGAGTTTGGTGGTGGTTTAGCATCTGAGCTGACGATTGGCGATGGTGAGAAAACCAACGTACAGAAGATCGACGTAACTAGTGTTGCAGGCTCGCAAGAAGCGGTGTCTATCATTGATGGCGCACTGAAAGCGGTTGATAGCCAACGAGCCTCTTTGGGCGCGTTCCAAAACCGTTTCAACCATGCGATCAGCAACCTGAGTAACATCAACGAGAACGTAAACGCATCGAATAGCCGTATCCGAGATACTGACTACGCGAAAGAAACGACTCAGATGACCAAGACTCAGATTCTGCAACAAGCGAGTACTTCGATTCTGGCGCAGGCGAAACAGTCACCATCTTCGGCTCTTAGCTTGTTGGGCTAA
- a CDS encoding flagellin produces MAVNVNTNVAAMTAQRYLNGANSAQQTSMERLSSGFKINSAKDDAAGLQISNRLNVQSRGLDVAVRNANDGISIAQTAEGAMNETTNILQRMRDLSLQSANGSNSKAERVAIQEEVTALNDELNRIAETTSFGGNKLLNGTYGTKSMQIGADNGEAVMLSLKDMRSDNKMMGGISYQAEEGKDKNWTVSAGDNDLTISLTDTFGNEQEININAKAGDDIEELATYINGQTDLLKASVGEGGKLQIFAGTNKVQGELSFSGSLAGELGIGEGKEVTVDTIDVTSVQGAQESVAILDAALKYVDSHRAELGAFQNRFNHAISNLDNINENVNASKSRIKDTDFAKETTQLTKTQILSQASSSILAQAKQAPNSALSLLG; encoded by the coding sequence ATGGCAGTGAATGTAAATACCAACGTAGCAGCAATGACTGCACAACGTTACCTAAACGGCGCAAACAGCGCACAACAAACGTCGATGGAACGTCTGTCTTCAGGTTTCAAAATCAACAGCGCGAAAGATGACGCAGCGGGTCTGCAAATCTCGAACCGCTTGAACGTACAAAGTCGTGGTTTGGATGTGGCGGTGCGTAACGCCAACGATGGTATCTCCATCGCGCAAACCGCCGAAGGTGCGATGAACGAAACCACCAACATCCTGCAACGTATGCGTGACTTGTCTTTGCAATCGGCTAACGGCTCAAACTCCAAAGCAGAGCGTGTGGCGATTCAAGAAGAAGTGACTGCGCTTAACGACGAGCTGAACCGTATTGCAGAAACCACATCATTTGGTGGTAACAAACTGCTTAACGGCACCTACGGTACCAAATCGATGCAGATTGGTGCGGACAACGGTGAAGCGGTGATGCTGTCACTCAAAGACATGCGCTCAGACAACAAGATGATGGGCGGCATCAGCTACCAAGCAGAAGAAGGGAAAGACAAAAACTGGACCGTTTCTGCCGGTGACAACGACCTGACTATCTCACTGACCGATACATTTGGTAACGAGCAAGAGATCAACATCAACGCCAAAGCGGGTGATGACATCGAAGAGCTGGCCACCTACATCAACGGTCAAACCGACCTGCTGAAAGCCTCTGTCGGTGAAGGCGGCAAACTGCAAATCTTCGCCGGTACCAACAAAGTGCAAGGCGAGCTCTCTTTCTCGGGCAGCCTAGCGGGTGAGCTTGGCATTGGTGAGGGCAAAGAAGTAACGGTAGACACCATTGACGTGACCAGCGTGCAAGGTGCGCAAGAGTCGGTAGCGATTCTCGATGCGGCGCTGAAATACGTGGACAGCCACCGTGCAGAGCTGGGTGCGTTCCAGAACCGTTTCAACCACGCAATCAGCAACTTGGACAACATCAATGAGAACGTGAACGCGTCGAAGAGCCGTATCAAAGATACCGACTTCGCGAAAGAGACGACTCAATTGACCAAAACACAAATTCTGTCGCAAGCATCCAGTTCGATTCTTGCTCAGGCGAAACAAGCGCCAAACTCAGCGCTTAGCCTACTGGGTTAA
- a CDS encoding flagellin: MAITVNTNVSALVAQRHLSSASEMLNQSLERLSSGSRINSAKDDAAGLQISNRLRAQMNGLDMAVRNANDGISIMQTAEGAMNETTNILQRMRDLSLQSSNGSNSHAERIALQEEMSALNDELNRIAETTSFGGRKLLNGTFGSSSFQIGADSGEAVQVQLNNMRSDVAQMGGFKYVANLAADGDWKVAPGQSDFNISYVNAYGETESIDIEAKAGDNIEELATYINGQTEHVSASVNEHGQLQLYMAYSQIDPILGQPIFSGGLADSLQMVAGGSQMVDELDITTVGGAQSAVAALDTALKYVDSSRAQLGAYQNRFGHAINNLDNINENLAASNSRIKDTDYAKETTQMVKQQILQQVSASILAQAKNGPNLALTLLG, encoded by the coding sequence ATGGCCATTACCGTCAATACCAACGTCTCTGCTCTGGTAGCACAAAGGCATCTGAGTAGCGCAAGTGAAATGCTCAATCAATCTTTGGAGCGACTGTCGTCAGGCTCTCGTATTAATAGTGCCAAGGATGATGCCGCTGGCTTACAAATCTCCAATCGCTTGCGCGCGCAAATGAATGGCTTGGATATGGCGGTGCGTAATGCCAACGATGGTATCTCTATCATGCAGACTGCCGAAGGAGCGATGAATGAGACCACCAATATTTTGCAGCGAATGCGTGATCTCTCACTGCAATCCTCTAACGGTTCCAACAGCCATGCTGAGCGCATTGCTTTACAAGAAGAGATGTCTGCTCTGAATGATGAGCTGAATCGTATTGCCGAAACCACCTCTTTTGGTGGACGAAAGCTGCTTAATGGTACTTTTGGTTCTTCATCCTTTCAGATTGGCGCGGATTCGGGCGAGGCGGTTCAGGTTCAACTGAACAACATGCGCAGCGACGTGGCGCAGATGGGCGGTTTTAAATATGTCGCCAACTTAGCCGCGGATGGGGACTGGAAAGTGGCTCCAGGGCAAAGCGATTTCAATATCAGCTACGTGAACGCTTATGGGGAAACGGAAAGTATCGATATTGAGGCCAAAGCGGGCGATAACATCGAAGAGCTCGCTACGTACATCAATGGCCAAACGGAGCATGTTTCTGCCTCGGTCAATGAACATGGCCAACTGCAGCTTTACATGGCTTACTCGCAGATTGACCCCATTCTTGGTCAGCCGATATTTTCCGGAGGGCTGGCGGATAGCCTGCAAATGGTCGCTGGCGGGAGTCAAATGGTTGACGAGTTGGACATCACTACCGTGGGTGGGGCGCAAAGCGCAGTCGCGGCACTCGACACGGCACTGAAATACGTGGACAGTAGCCGTGCCCAGCTTGGGGCTTACCAAAACCGCTTTGGTCACGCGATCAACAATCTCGACAATATCAACGAGAACTTAGCTGCATCCAATAGCCGAATCAAGGATACGGATTACGCCAAAGAGACCACACAGATGGTCAAGCAGCAGATCTTGCAGCAAGTGAGCGCTTCTATTTTGGCACAGGCTAAAAACGGTCCCAACTTAGCGCTCACCTTGCTGGGATAA
- a CDS encoding Dyp-type peroxidase gives MSLAQSAILPEAGPFALYTLLKVNRNAAKVLAELQSLPQKVETLNQSQPGANLTVSIAFSKAFWQQLDVSMPEELIDFPQLGAGDIVAPSTEVDVLLHFHSQRHDLHFYLLRTLLTEMADDVTVVDETYAYRYLDARDMTMFIDGTENPKDEQRAQVALVPDGEFAGGSYVMVQRFEHNLPAWDRLNIAAQEKVVGRTKPDSIELDNVPAASHVGRVDIKEEGKGLKIVRHSLPYGSVTGAHGLLFIAYCHTLHNFKVMLESMYGVTDGKTDQLLRFTKAVTGAYFFAPSLPMLSELSVK, from the coding sequence ATGTCACTTGCTCAATCCGCGATCTTGCCAGAAGCTGGGCCTTTTGCCCTGTACACCTTACTGAAAGTGAATCGCAATGCCGCTAAGGTGCTGGCTGAACTGCAATCTTTACCGCAAAAGGTGGAAACGCTCAACCAATCGCAACCCGGCGCCAATCTCACCGTATCGATCGCCTTCAGTAAAGCGTTTTGGCAACAGCTGGACGTCTCAATGCCGGAAGAGCTTATCGATTTTCCTCAGCTTGGCGCAGGTGACATTGTGGCGCCGTCAACCGAGGTTGATGTTCTGCTGCATTTTCATTCACAGCGCCATGACTTGCACTTCTATTTACTCAGAACATTACTGACAGAAATGGCCGACGACGTGACGGTCGTTGATGAAACATACGCTTATCGTTACCTCGACGCGCGTGATATGACCATGTTTATTGATGGCACCGAGAATCCGAAAGATGAACAACGTGCGCAAGTCGCTCTAGTGCCTGACGGCGAGTTCGCTGGTGGCAGTTATGTGATGGTGCAACGTTTTGAACACAACCTGCCCGCTTGGGATCGTCTCAATATTGCGGCGCAGGAGAAAGTGGTTGGCCGAACGAAGCCCGATTCGATAGAGCTGGATAATGTCCCGGCTGCTTCTCATGTTGGCCGTGTGGACATCAAAGAAGAAGGCAAAGGCTTGAAGATTGTGCGTCATAGCTTGCCTTACGGCAGTGTGACTGGCGCTCATGGCCTGCTGTTTATTGCTTACTGCCACACGCTACATAACTTTAAAGTGATGCTAGAGAGCATGTACGGTGTGACCGATGGAAAAACCGACCAGTTGCTGCGCTTTACCAAAGCGGTCACTGGTGCTTACTTCTTTGCTCCTTCGCTTCCGATGCTAAGTGAACTGTCAGTAAAATAA
- a CDS encoding DUF2919 domain-containing protein, giving the protein MRYSFDHYDSHGYLKAPLMLWLGWFFLVRAWVVFAVAGVSRESGTRILQWVYPDNHTLYLGLLIGIPSVGLMWVMGLRKPDRHWVDKITQKGRAATLVLIAVQLLQTLYHVYLEHGQFNWANALTLLLLLWFGIYLLNSKWVKDCFSVPKMPNQGENH; this is encoded by the coding sequence TTGCGATACTCATTCGACCATTACGACAGCCACGGATACCTGAAAGCGCCACTGATGCTCTGGTTAGGCTGGTTTTTTCTAGTCCGTGCCTGGGTAGTGTTTGCGGTGGCAGGTGTTAGCCGAGAAAGCGGAACACGCATTTTGCAATGGGTGTATCCGGATAACCACACCCTCTACCTTGGGCTGCTGATCGGCATTCCCAGTGTCGGTTTAATGTGGGTGATGGGGTTGAGGAAACCGGATCGCCACTGGGTGGACAAAATTACTCAGAAAGGACGAGCGGCGACGCTGGTACTTATCGCCGTGCAACTGCTGCAAACGCTCTATCACGTCTATTTAGAGCATGGCCAGTTTAACTGGGCCAACGCATTAACTTTGCTACTACTGCTGTGGTTTGGCATTTATCTTTTGAACAGTAAATGGGTCAAAGATTGTTTTAGTGTGCCCAAAATGCCAAACCAGGGCGAAAATCACTGA
- a CDS encoding DUF2956 domain-containing protein: protein MKRNTLTPSPESQQEALKIARATQKPGQTKEQTKLIAQGIEKGIALYKKQQKERHRQADKARKKQLRLKSDSHTNLALEDNVEMVDTPQPTTQKLPWVLLALSWLGFAVYLWIGN, encoded by the coding sequence ATGAAAAGAAATACCCTAACGCCCTCCCCCGAGTCGCAACAAGAAGCGCTCAAGATAGCCCGAGCCACGCAAAAGCCAGGCCAGACCAAAGAGCAAACCAAACTCATCGCCCAAGGCATCGAAAAAGGTATCGCTCTGTATAAAAAGCAGCAGAAAGAGCGCCATCGCCAAGCAGACAAAGCGAGAAAAAAACAGCTCAGGCTCAAAAGTGACAGCCACACCAATTTAGCGCTAGAAGACAACGTTGAGATGGTTGATACTCCTCAGCCAACAACGCAAAAGCTGCCTTGGGTACTGCTCGCTCTCAGTTGGCTTGGTTTTGCCGTTTATCTCTGGATAGGAAATTAA
- a CDS encoding DUF4156 domain-containing protein — MLKRSVVALASLGLLSACSTPLNKATTESESLEIRLDGQFNPDSCHYLGTVTGSEGHWYSYLFFANDVLIQGAVNQLKNNAHRLGANTIYVITTQNFITSVSLLGTAYYCDAQESRKD, encoded by the coding sequence ATGTTAAAACGTTCAGTAGTCGCCTTAGCCAGTTTAGGCCTATTAAGCGCATGTAGCACACCACTCAATAAAGCAACGACTGAGTCTGAAAGCTTAGAAATCCGCCTTGATGGACAGTTTAATCCCGATAGCTGTCACTATCTTGGGACTGTGACTGGCAGTGAAGGTCATTGGTACAGCTACCTGTTTTTTGCTAACGACGTCTTGATCCAAGGCGCCGTCAATCAGCTAAAAAATAATGCTCACCGGCTCGGTGCCAACACCATTTATGTTATCACCACGCAAAATTTCATTACTTCTGTAAGCCTGCTTGGCACAGCTTATTACTGCGACGCGCAAGAGAGCCGTAAAGATTAA
- a CDS encoding winged helix-turn-helix domain-containing protein — protein MELSPVFARRLYLALLVENLERPNVPKLIEQTGWPRRTIQDVLKALPGIGIELMFVQDGRRHNDGYYQLSDWGPFDSQWVMEREKDIATSLGFRA, from the coding sequence ATGGAATTGAGTCCTGTTTTTGCAAGGCGATTATATCTCGCCTTGTTGGTGGAGAACCTAGAAAGGCCAAATGTGCCTAAGTTGATCGAGCAAACGGGTTGGCCTCGTCGTACGATTCAAGATGTACTGAAGGCACTGCCGGGGATCGGCATTGAGCTGATGTTTGTTCAAGATGGGCGACGTCACAATGATGGCTATTATCAACTCTCTGATTGGGGGCCGTTTGATAGTCAGTGGGTGATGGAGCGTGAGAAAGACATCGCCACTAGCCTTGGATTTCGTGCTTAA
- the dapE gene encoding succinyl-diaminopimelate desuccinylase, which produces MTDSPVLALTKDLISRQSVTPEDAGCQDVMIERLQALGFEIERMVFEDTTNFWARRGSEAPLFAFAGHTDVVPAGKLDQWHTPPFEPTEKDGYLYGRGAADMKGSLAAMVVATERFIAQHPDHKGSIGFLITSDEEGPFINGTVRVVETLMARDENIDMCIVGEPSSTAIVGDVVKNGRRGSITGDLTVKGTQGHVAYPHLADNPVHKSLLAIHELATTEWDQGNEFFPPTSFQIPNLQAGTGASNVIPGEFHVQFNLRFSTELNNDTIVERVTSTLNRYDLNYELKWTFNGDPFLTDTGALLDAVVAAVDEVNQTKPALLTTGGTSDGRFIARMGGQVVELGPVNATIHKVNECVKIDDLEKLTDMYQKTLEHLLA; this is translated from the coding sequence ATGACAGACAGTCCCGTACTGGCTTTAACCAAAGACCTCATTAGCCGTCAATCCGTTACACCTGAAGATGCAGGTTGCCAAGACGTGATGATCGAGCGATTGCAAGCGCTTGGCTTTGAAATCGAAAGAATGGTGTTTGAAGACACCACCAATTTCTGGGCACGTCGTGGCAGTGAAGCGCCGCTGTTTGCTTTTGCTGGCCACACCGACGTGGTTCCGGCGGGCAAGTTGGATCAATGGCACACTCCTCCCTTTGAGCCAACAGAAAAAGACGGCTACTTATACGGCCGTGGCGCGGCCGATATGAAAGGCTCTCTGGCCGCCATGGTGGTCGCGACCGAACGTTTTATTGCGCAGCACCCAGACCACAAAGGTTCGATCGGTTTTCTCATCACCTCTGATGAAGAAGGGCCGTTTATCAACGGTACGGTGCGCGTGGTGGAAACCTTGATGGCACGCGATGAAAACATTGATATGTGTATTGTCGGTGAGCCCTCAAGCACCGCCATCGTCGGTGATGTGGTGAAAAACGGCCGTCGTGGTTCCATTACTGGCGATCTTACCGTCAAAGGCACGCAAGGTCATGTCGCTTACCCGCATCTTGCTGACAACCCAGTCCACAAATCATTGCTGGCGATTCACGAGTTGGCCACCACCGAGTGGGACCAAGGCAACGAGTTCTTCCCGCCGACCAGCTTCCAGATCCCTAACCTCCAAGCAGGCACCGGCGCATCTAACGTGATTCCGGGCGAGTTTCATGTCCAGTTCAACCTGCGTTTTAGCACCGAGCTGAATAATGACACCATCGTCGAGCGTGTCACCTCGACCCTCAACCGCTACGATCTGAACTATGAACTGAAATGGACATTCAATGGCGACCCGTTTTTAACCGACACTGGCGCGTTGCTAGACGCCGTGGTTGCCGCTGTGGATGAGGTTAATCAAACCAAGCCTGCACTATTGACCACAGGTGGCACCTCAGACGGACGCTTTATCGCCCGCATGGGTGGACAAGTGGTAGAGCTTGGTCCTGTGAATGCGACCATTCATAAAGTCAATGAGTGCGTCAAAATCGATGATCTGGAAAAGCTGACCGACATGTACCAGAAAACGCTGGAGCATCTATTGGCATGA